A window of the Hypomesus transpacificus isolate Combined female chromosome 8, fHypTra1, whole genome shotgun sequence genome harbors these coding sequences:
- the si:ch73-206p6.1 gene encoding phospholipid scramblase 2, translated as MNMYEVPNPSMPNCPRGLEYLTQVDQLLIKQKVEIIEALVGFESNNKYEVRNAMGQNVFYAVEENDCLSRQCCGPLRSFTIRVLDNFGEEIITVSRPLKCMSCFFPCCLQELEVQSPPGNTVGYVLQQWHPFSPKFIVENEHREPVLKIHGPFCGWSCLPDVDFEILTLDEVSKIGKISKQWTGLLREMFTDTDNFGIQFPMDLDVKMKAVMIGACFLIDFMFFESSNNN; from the exons ATGAATATGTACGAAGTGCCCAACCCCAGCATGCCAAACTGTCCGCGAGGATTGGAATATCTCACACAA GTCGACCAGCTACTCATAAAACAGAAAGTGGAAATTATTGAAG CCCTAGTTGGCTTCGAGAGCAACAACAAGTACGAGGTCCGTAATGCCATGGGCCAGAACGTATTCTACGCCGTTGAGGAAAACGACTGTCTGAGTCGCCAGTGCTGCGGACCCCTGCGCTCCTTTACCATCCGTGTCCTCGACAACTTCGGAGAGGAAATCATCACGGTCAGCAGGCCCCTCAAGTGCATGTCCTGCTTTTTCCCCTGCTGTCTACAAGAG TTGGAGGTTCAGTCTCCACCAGGAAACACAGTGGGCTACGTCCTCCAACAGTGGCATCCCTTCTCTCCCAAGTTCATTGTGGAGAATGAACACAGAGAGCCCGTACTGAAGATCCATGGGCCTTTCTGCGGCTGGAGCTGCCTCCCAGATGTTGACTTTGAG ATTTTGACCCTGGATGAGGTCAGTAAGATTGGAAAGATCAGTAAACAGTGGACAGGTCTTCTCCGTGAGATGTTTACTGACACCGATAACTTTGGAATCCAGTTTCCCATGGACCTGGACGTGAAGATGAAGGCTGTGATGATCGGAGCCTGTTTCCTTATC GATTTCATGTTCTTTGAAAGCTCCAACAACAACTAG